Genomic DNA from Salinibacter pepae:
ACGTCGAGATTTCCGCCGGGGCCGTTGCGATGGCGCACGAGGACAAGCTGGACTTCATCGAGCTCTTCGCGAAGGACTTCACCGTCGTGAGCGAGGTCGGCTCCAAGGACTCCAGCGACGTGATGGCCCCGTACCGGTGGGTCGAGTTTATGCAGGCGGAGCTGGCGGCCGGTAGCTGGAAGGTGACCGCCGAGTCGCGGGAGGCCGGAACTGCCGGTCTCTTCCGCCCGAATGGCGAGGTGCGGACGGGCCTCGTCGACGAGATTCTGTCCCGGGTCGACCCCCACGACATCATCTTCGAGGCCCCGAACAAGAGACAGCAGGCCTGGCTCATCAAACACCAGGGGGCCAACGTCAACCTCGGCAACATTCATCCCGAGGAGGTCGTCCCGCTCGAAACGCTGCGCCTGGGCCTGCGCGGGGATACGCTCTTTGAATTTCTCACCCCGGGGATCACGCCCCATCTTCCCGGCGGCTCCCCCTCGGGGGACGGGCATTCCTGAGCGGGCGCCCGGCCACGCCCCGAGACGAACGGAAGACGAGAACTCGTATCGAAGAACTCGTATCGAAATTGCGGTGTCTTCACGAACAAAGCCCCGCAGTGCCGCCTTCAACCTTGTCGATCTGATGCGCGCAAGCCGCACGCCCGGCCCGCGCCGTTTCGGAACGACGACACGTCAACAGACACGAACC
This window encodes:
- a CDS encoding phosphosulfolactate synthase, with the protein product MTNDAFDLIGLPDRPEKPRERGLTHMLDKGLSAREVENVLNGAAHIIDVAKLGWGTAAVTKNLETKLDVYREAGIPFFFGGTLFEAYFLRDQIDDYRRLLDDLDVHHVEISAGAVAMAHEDKLDFIELFAKDFTVVSEVGSKDSSDVMAPYRWVEFMQAELAAGSWKVTAESREAGTAGLFRPNGEVRTGLVDEILSRVDPHDIIFEAPNKRQQAWLIKHQGANVNLGNIHPEEVVPLETLRLGLRGDTLFEFLTPGITPHLPGGSPSGDGHS